The genomic DNA GTGTTTTAACCTCTAATATTGGTCGTGGTACATTAGATTTAGCTGGTCTGTTTGCAAGTGGTGCTAATTCTTACTATGATGCCTCTAAATATTCTGTTGCTGCTTCGTATAAATTTAATTTAAATGATAAGTTTAGCATTGCTCCAGGAGTTCAGTATTTATTTGATACGAAAAAGACAGATGGTAGTTTCGCAGGCGATTGCATTGTAGCAGGTGCTGATGTTGGTTATAAAGTATCAGATGCTTTATCGGCAAATGTTTCTGCAACTATGAGAGGTCTTAATAAAGATGAATCTAAGATGGAATTATCTTTTTCTTTAAAACACTCTCTGTAGAAAAAACAGGTCATTTTATTCTCTAAATTAAAGGTAGTCACTTTGTGGCTGCTTTTAATTTTTGCTTAACTGGTTTGATAAATTATACCTACGAGCTAGTTTGATAAATTATGTCTATACGTGCTATTTAATTGGATTATTCTTTATATTATGATTACTTTTATAAAGATATCCCAATCATCCATAATAATATTATAATCAGCGTTATGTATTTTTTTTAATTGGCTGGGGAACTTGGATTCGAACCAAGATTAACGGTGTCAGAGACCGTCGTTCTGCCATTGAACTATTCCCCAATACAGTTAGATATATTAATCACAAAACTTCACACTATCAATATAATATAGTAATATGTTGCGTATATGAATTTAATATAATTATCAATAATGATAAAGCAATGCTTTAGAATATATATTGTTATTTGATATTTTTTAATATGGCATATTATGCTTTTATAAATTATATATCAAATAATTTATAATTGTATAGTTGGCAATTTAGATATTTTATTTTTATATTATTTTCTTGATGCAATTAATTTTATTAATTGTAATACATCTTTACGGTCTATTACTTTATTTTATAAAAAATTTGCTCTATCTTTTGATAATTATTTTTACGATTAGACAAAGTTATAATAATTATTAGTTAAATATATCTTTTATAGATAGAAGGTAAGAATAAACTATGGATAAGTTATTAAGCGGCTATTCTAGGCGAGATTTAACTAATAAAGTAAAGAAGTCTTCTCTGCATAAGTCATCTCGTGATTGGTTATACAGGCATATCAATGATCATTATGTGCAACAATCAAAATTAGATGGATGGCGTGCTCGTTCTGCATATAAATTGCTTCAAATTAATGAAAAACACGGAATACTTATTCCTAATAGACGTATTGTTGATCTTGGATCAGCTCCAGGAAGTTGGTCACAAGTGGCAGCACATGTAATTGGTGCAAAATCTGATGATATCCGTATTGCTGCTATAGATATATTAGATATGAAACCAATTGAAGGTGTTGATTTTTTCAAATTTGATTTTTTAGATTTAGAATCTTGGGATTTTATATGTAAGGCAATAGGTGGAAAGCCAGATCTTGTTCTTTCTGATATGGCTTATCCGACTACTGGTCACCGTAAAACTGACCATTTGCGTACTATGAGCTTATGCAAAGCTGCTTCATTTTTTGCTTTGGAAATGTTAAATGAGAATGGTGATTTCCTTGTAAAAACATTTCAGGGAGGAACAATTAGTGATATATTGTCTATTCTTAAAAAACATTTTCAAAAAGTAATTCATATTAAACCGATGGCATCGCGCTCAGAATCAGTGGAAATGTTTTTATTAGCAAAAGGATTTCGAAAGTAAACATAAATTAGAGTTTGCTAAAAACTTATTATGAACTTAACAAGTATTTTATTAATTAATTATCTATCGATAGCAAATTATAATAATTTTTATCGTAAAGAAGATTTCCCAAAGATAGTTATTGTCAAATCAGTATTGCAATAGTATGGGATGGATGAAACGATATTTTTTAAAAATTAAATGTTCTTTGTAGGAGTATATAGAAAAAATAAATGATTTAAAAAAGATTTTCTTTGTAAATTACAGTGGTAAATATGCAATTATACTCTCAATTATCTGATAGCAGTTATTATAAAGATTGATTGAATTACATGTAGAATTGGATAATGTTATTATCAATTTAAGTTCTTTTAATTATAAGGCAGAAATAACAAAAAAAATTTTCTAACATAAATCGAACAAATAAATCTGTCTTATATAGCCTACAAATCTATTTTCTATATCATATAAGAATAATATAATAATAATACTATATTTTGATGGTAGGCATGGCAAGAATTGAACTTGCGACCCCTACGATGTCAACGTAGTGTTCTACCACTGAACTACATGCCCATTTACAAAGTGATTTAGTTATTGTTTATGTATATAACATAATATCGTCAACTTATTTTTATATTTTTTCTATTAAATATTACAATGTTAGCAATCTGTTTACTTCATTTACTAGATCTTTTAAATGAAAAGGCTTGGAAAGAACTTTTGCGTTTTTTGGCGCACTAGAGCCAGGGTTTAATGCTACAGCGGCAAAACCAGTAATGAACATTACTTTTAAGTCAGGATCTATTTCAGTTGCTTTACGTGCTAGCTCGATACCATCCATTTCTGGCATTACAATATCTGTCAACAACAAAGAGAAAGGCTCTTCGCATATTTTTTTGTACGCTATCGCTCCATTACTACAAGGTGTAACTTCATAACCGGCTTTTCCTAATGCCTTAATTAAAAAATTTCGCATGTCATTATCATCTTCTGCTAGGATAATTTTTTGATTCATTTTGGAGAACTGCTATGTATAAAAAAATAGTTGCGATCTTATGTTGATGTGTATTGTGATTTTATGTGATGATAAAATCATTGGCTATTTATAATAATTGTCATTCTTGATTATAACCCTTTCTTTAAATATTTAATACATATCTATTCTATATTTTATACCTAAATTTATTACATCATTACCTTCATATTGTTGCACTATTATAAATATATTTTTTATTTAATTACAAATTATTTTGTTTAAAATAACACAGAAAATAAACATTTAAATGTTACCTTAATATTATCAATAAATACTATTTACCATGTTGGAATGATGAATGAACTATCTTTAGGGAAAAGATCTTTAATATATTGCTTAACTTCTTCGTTACGATATGATTCTACTAAAGTTTTTACCCAAGGTTTATCTTTATTCTTAGATTGCACTACAATCAGATTTGCATAAGGATTATTGATATTATCCTCTGAAAAAATAGCGTTTTCAGGCTTGATTTTTGCTAATATAGCATAGTTTGTGTTAATTACTGCTGCATTAACATCATTAAGTGTGCGAGAAACTTGTGCTGCATCAATCTCAATGAATTGCGCATTTTTAGGATTTTCTGCTATATCAGAAATACTTTTAATATCTTGTTTCTTTTTTAATTTTATAAGTTTGCATTTTTCTAGAAGCAAAAGCGCTCTTTCGAAATTTGTTGGATCGTTTGGGAGAGAAATAATTGCATTTTTAGGTATATCTGCAATTTTTTGTACTTTATTAGAATATATTTTCATAGGAGTTATTATTGTAGTTGCTACTGATTCAATTTTATATCCTTTGGCGTTAATCTGATTATTAAGATATTTTTCGTGTTGAAAAGCATTAGCATCTATATCTCCGTTATCAAGGGCTATATTTGGTGTCATGAAATCAGAGAATTCTATAATTTCTATGTTAACACCGCTTCTAGCTGCTATTTCTTTAACTTTTTTCATGATATCAGCATTTTCACCTGGATTTACTCCAATTTTTATGGAGTTTTTTTGAGTTCCTGCTGAATAATTATTGTTTATCTTTATTACAATTACAGTAGATATAATTATAAATATCATAGTATATATAATACGCATATATTTCCTCATTCTATTTTAATGATGTCTATTGATTTGCTTTTCTACTGACTTACCAATTATTTGTATAATTTGTACAAGAGCTATTATCGTTAATATTACGAAGAATGTGACTTCTGGCATAAATCTTTGGTATCCATATCTAATGGCAAGATCTCCTAATCCACCACCACCAATAGTTCCTGCCAGGAATGAGTAATTTATTAATCCTATAAAAGATGTAGTAACGTTTCTTACTATGCTAGTTTTTGACTCAGCAATCAAAATTTTAAATACAATTTGTAATGGTGAAGCGCCCATGGCAATCCCCATCTCAATAAGATCATTGCTTACTTCGCGGATAGATCCTTCTATCAGTCTTGCTATAAAAGATATAACAACAATAGATAATGGAATAATCGCTGCTTTAGTACCAATAGATGTTCCTATAATATACCTTGTTATAGGTATCATAGCTATAACAAGAATTATGAACGGTATAGAGCGTAAAATATTTATTATAAAACCAATCAATGCGCTTATTATTGGGGCAGGGAAGAGCCCATTTTTATCACTTGTTGCTAGGAATAATCCAACAATAATTCCTAATATAGATCCAATAATCCCAGAAATACTGGTCATATAAATTGTTTCGAAAAGCCCTTGAATAATATGATTCAACAAATCAATCGACATAACCTAAAACCTCTGCAGATAGTTGATTTTTGCTGAAAAAATTATTTACATTAACGTTATAGATATGAGGATATGAAATTATCAAAATACCTACTGATGTTCCAGCTACTTGATCAATTCCTCCTCCTATAATGTTAATATTTATATCTAACTCTTTAACAAGTCTTGATAGAATGGATTCTTTTGATTTGTCCCCTAAAAAAGAAACTCGTGTTATTGTATAGCTGTTGTTATTAGGAATTTTATAAATACGTTGATTTAATTCTTCTGGCATCTTGCAAGTTGATAATGTTGAAAGAATAGATTTGGTAACATTGTGTGATGCTTTTTGAAAAATACCTATAGTTTGTCCGCTCTCAATAATCTTTCCATTGTGCATAACTATCATATTTGATGCTATATGTTTGATAACTTCCATTTCATGAGTAATTAGCAAGATGCTAATACCCAAATTCATATTAATTTTCTTGAGAATATTCAAGCAAGATATGGTTGTTTCAGGATCAAGTGCAGATGTTGCTTCATCAGCAAGTAATATATCAGGATTTGTAGCGAGAGCTCTAGCAATCCCGACAAGCTGTTTTTGTCCACCTGAAAGCCTTGAAGGATAAAAATCTTTTTTATCAATAAGATCCATAAGCTCTATGATTGGCATGACTACAGAAGCAATAGTTTGTCTATCTTGTCCAATAATTTCAAGTGGTAAAGCAATATTGTCATATACTGTACGTGAGGATAGAAGATTAAAATTCTGGAATATCATTCCTATTCGACGACGCATCAAGCGTAAATCATTAATATTCAAGGATCCAATATCAACTCCATCTACTTCTATTTTTCCAGAAGTAGGCGTTTCTAGTTTATTGATCATGCGCATTAACGTGGACTTTCCTGCTCCAGAATGTCCTATAATTCCTGTTATTTCCCCCTTAGAAATGGCAAAACTAACATTATTCAGTATATTCTTTGTATTGTTGATTGAAGTTACTTTTTTGTTTACTCCTGAAAATTTTACTACGGGATTAGGAATACTTTCGCCAATCAAGCTATGAATTATGGAGTCGCACATAATTGTTTACCCCCTCTTTATATAAATAACGACATAGCAAAAAATACTAGAAATATCGAATTAAATGTGTTGTAAGGGAAAAATATTTATTGATCTATACTGAGTGATATAATTAAATGATTGTTATAAATAACAATGTGGATAACTTAGCCAAACAGCTACCGATTATATTACTATTATCTAAAAAGTAAATAGTATATTAAATGTTGTATATTTATTAAAAAACATTGAGTTGTGTTATCTATTTATGTTACACTCAACCATGTTGAATTTAATATATTTTTATGCAACACATGCATTTTTTGGGAGGATATGATAAATGATTGGTTTAAAATTACCTCAAGTGATTTTTCATACTAGGGTTCAAGAATTAGGATCAGATGGATCTAAATCCTTTAAATGGGTGGATGTAACTACTACAGATTATTTCTCTGGTAAAAGGGTAGTTATTTTCGCACTCCCAGGCGCTTTTACTCCTACTTGTTCAACATATCAGCTTCCTGGATTTGAAAAAATGTATGATCAGTTTCGTTGTGAAGGAATAGATGAAATATATTGTCTTTCTGTAAATGATGCATTTGTTATGAATTCTTGGGGTAAAAGTTTAGGAATATCTAATGTTAAATTATTGCCTGATGGTTCAGGTGAATTTACACGTAAAATGGGTATGCTAGTTTATAAAGATAATATCGGATTTGGATTGCGTTCTTGGCGTTATGCAGCCATTGTGAATGATATGATAGTTCAACATTGGTTTGAAGAAAAAGGTTTTTCTGATAATTGCACTACTGATCCTTATGAAATTTCTTCTCCAGAAAATGTTTTGAAAAGTTTGCAAGCAGATAATAAATAATTAATAGTTATGTAACGTAATGGTGTATCTTTTTATCTAATTTGTTCTTTAAGAATCTTGTTTTGATATTAGGATACACACTGATTGTTTTCAATATGTAAAGATTATTTTACTTGTATTCTTTGTTTTATCTAAGTTCCTATTTTAGGGCAGGATGCAGTTATAATTTTATTGATAATTAGTATATATATGTGGCATTAAATTTTATCAAAATCTGGTATAATATATCGCATATGGGGATTAAATACTTTGTTTTTTAATTCTTCATATTTTATGATTTGATTGATTTATGAATTTAAGATATAATATAGTATAATATAATATATTGCTATTTCAATAGTTGCTAATACCTTTATAATTAAAGTAAAAAGATTTTTAGTAATAATTAGCAAAGATTTGCATTGTTTAAAGATAATAACTGATAGTTTCATCCCTCATTATTTTAGTTTTTAACGGATCTTACAATAGTATTTGAAAGCATTAAGTATGACAATATCAAGAGTGTTGTTAGGTTGATTTATATTGTTGGCTCTATTATAACTATTTCTTTATATCGTTATTTCATAATATAATGTATTTGCTAAATTTATTCTTTGAAAAATATCAAATATAAATAGCTAGAATGCATAATAATATTGATTTATTTATTCGTAATAGGTCTAAATTGCTGAAATATATCTAGAATCTTTACTATTTACACTACAATGATATTAATTTTTATATCTTGCTTGTTATGTGGTTATTATATATTGCAAGCTTGTGATATGCTTTTTGTATCTTCTGAAGTTTTTTTATTACAGCTGCTATCTCTTTTATCTTTTCTGCATTCTCTGAAAAATTTTATCTCATTTTCTATTTTAATTTATCATCATGCAATAAATCACAGCTTAAAAAGTATTGAAAACGATCATAAGTTAGTTAATGCAATCTTTTTCGTATTTTTAATATTAATTTTAGAAGATATTTATATGAAAATTGCGGAAAGGGTTATGACAGCATTACCCTTTCCGCTAAATTATTATTAAGTTAACAAAGACTATATATTAATTTCGTCTAATTTAAATTTTATATTTGTTGAATAATTATCTTGATAGTTATTATTAATATTGATTATTCTCATTATTTCCTTATGTGTTGTTTGCAGCTTTTGATTTTTCCTCTTCTGCATCTTTTGCTATTTTTTCTGTTTCTGCAACTTTATCTTTTGCTG from Candidatus Liberibacter americanus str. Sao Paulo includes the following:
- a CDS encoding RlmE family RNA methyltransferase; the encoded protein is MDKLLSGYSRRDLTNKVKKSSLHKSSRDWLYRHINDHYVQQSKLDGWRARSAYKLLQINEKHGILIPNRRIVDLGSAPGSWSQVAAHVIGAKSDDIRIAAIDILDMKPIEGVDFFKFDFLDLESWDFICKAIGGKPDLVLSDMAYPTTGHRKTDHLRTMSLCKAASFFALEMLNENGDFLVKTFQGGTISDILSILKKHFQKVIHIKPMASRSESVEMFLLAKGFRK
- the cpdR gene encoding cell cycle two-component system response regulator CpdR → MNQKIILAEDDNDMRNFLIKALGKAGYEVTPCSNGAIAYKKICEEPFSLLLTDIVMPEMDGIELARKATEIDPDLKVMFITGFAAVALNPGSSAPKNAKVLSKPFHLKDLVNEVNRLLTL
- a CDS encoding MetQ/NlpA family ABC transporter substrate-binding protein — protein: MIFIIISTVIVIKINNNYSAGTQKNSIKIGVNPGENADIMKKVKEIAARSGVNIEIIEFSDFMTPNIALDNGDIDANAFQHEKYLNNQINAKGYKIESVATTIITPMKIYSNKVQKIADIPKNAIISLPNDPTNFERALLLLEKCKLIKLKKKQDIKSISDIAENPKNAQFIEIDAAQVSRTLNDVNAAVINTNYAILAKIKPENAIFSEDNINNPYANLIVVQSKNKDKPWVKTLVESYRNEEVKQYIKDLFPKDSSFIIPTW
- a CDS encoding methionine ABC transporter permease — translated: MSIDLLNHIIQGLFETIYMTSISGIIGSILGIIVGLFLATSDKNGLFPAPIISALIGFIINILRSIPFIILVIAMIPITRYIIGTSIGTKAAIIPLSIVVISFIARLIEGSIREVSNDLIEMGIAMGASPLQIVFKILIAESKTSIVRNVTTSFIGLINYSFLAGTIGGGGLGDLAIRYGYQRFMPEVTFFVILTIIALVQIIQIIGKSVEKQINRHH
- a CDS encoding methionine ABC transporter ATP-binding protein, with amino-acid sequence MCDSIIHSLIGESIPNPVVKFSGVNKKVTSINNTKNILNNVSFAISKGEITGIIGHSGAGKSTLMRMINKLETPTSGKIEVDGVDIGSLNINDLRLMRRRIGMIFQNFNLLSSRTVYDNIALPLEIIGQDRQTIASVVMPIIELMDLIDKKDFYPSRLSGGQKQLVGIARALATNPDILLADEATSALDPETTISCLNILKKINMNLGISILLITHEMEVIKHIASNMIVMHNGKIIESGQTIGIFQKASHNVTKSILSTLSTCKMPEELNQRIYKIPNNNSYTITRVSFLGDKSKESILSRLVKELDININIIGGGIDQVAGTSVGILIISYPHIYNVNVNNFFSKNQLSAEVLGYVD
- a CDS encoding peroxiredoxin, with the protein product MIGLKLPQVIFHTRVQELGSDGSKSFKWVDVTTTDYFSGKRVVIFALPGAFTPTCSTYQLPGFEKMYDQFRCEGIDEIYCLSVNDAFVMNSWGKSLGISNVKLLPDGSGEFTRKMGMLVYKDNIGFGLRSWRYAAIVNDMIVQHWFEEKGFSDNCTTDPYEISSPENVLKSLQADNK